The following proteins are encoded in a genomic region of candidate division WOR-3 bacterium:
- a CDS encoding Ig-like domain-containing protein gives MFRIFKYFVGLIVISFLFCAHKGPPLRIDRIDPGLKKITPINEHQILLFFSEELDTLSIKPENFTIYTEQDTLKIISVTPGNTPDQISLYTQKMTKIEYFIEGRVYDLAKRVGIFKTKFTGSIKPDTISPVIYSYSKGFKLKNFYIEFSEPVDTTAIIFYVFPKRKMAKDWYYMKKLYLKPESDSLNYDTTYYLFLKEIKDLSGNPGAPFVTTITPDTIYNPIFIRGRAVLNDTLLIRGIALIGYEKILGISMIERGEFLFEVRDSLKYLIQVFGEGCYGVDSVSASDTNIIRVAPGVFNLDSIIN, from the coding sequence ATGTTCAGAATTTTTAAGTATTTTGTTGGTCTGATTGTTATTTCATTTTTATTCTGCGCCCATAAAGGTCCGCCACTGCGCATAGACCGCATAGACCCCGGGTTAAAAAAAATTACCCCAATAAATGAGCATCAAATTCTTCTATTTTTTTCTGAAGAACTTGATACGCTTAGTATTAAACCTGAAAATTTTACAATCTATACCGAACAGGATACCTTAAAAATAATATCGGTAACTCCTGGCAATACTCCAGACCAGATCTCTTTATATACACAAAAGATGACAAAGATTGAATATTTTATAGAAGGGCGGGTTTATGATTTAGCAAAGAGGGTTGGCATTTTTAAAACAAAATTTACTGGCTCAATAAAACCTGACACAATTTCGCCTGTAATATACAGTTATTCAAAAGGATTTAAACTAAAAAATTTTTATATTGAATTCTCTGAACCGGTTGACACGACTGCTATTATATTTTATGTCTTTCCCAAGCGGAAGATGGCTAAAGACTGGTATTATATGAAAAAACTATATCTTAAACCTGAAAGTGATTCATTAAATTATGATACTACATATTATCTATTTCTCAAGGAAATAAAAGATTTGAGCGGCAATCCCGGGGCACCTTTTGTTACAACAATTACGCCCGACACCATTTATAATCCAATTTTTATAAGAGGCAGGGCGGTATTAAATGATACGTTGCTTATCAGGGGGATAGCGCTGATTGGTTATGAAAAGATTTTAGGTATAAGCATGATTGAGCGCGGTGAGTTTTTGTTTGAGGTGCGTGATAGTTTGAAATATTTGATTCAAGTCTTCGGCGAAGGGTGTTATGGTGTTGACTCGGTATCCGCATCAGATACGAATATAATCAGGGTCGCGCCTGGAGTCTTTAACCTTGATTCAATTATTAATTAG
- a CDS encoding biopolymer transporter ExbD: MKNNRNSGLIQDLNFTNLVDVALTVLVVFIITAPMMTPGIDVNLPRTDASLPHDEEGITISIKENKQVFIENEGVKPEDFESKLKKILDKKPPGVMVYLRADKDIDYGFVIEVIGRMRKAGVKDLGLVAEIPQEE; the protein is encoded by the coding sequence ATGAAAAACAATAGAAATAGCGGTTTGATTCAGGACTTAAACTTTACCAATCTTGTTGATGTTGCTTTAACTGTTCTTGTCGTTTTTATTATCACCGCGCCAATGATGACGCCAGGTATCGATGTCAATCTTCCAAGGACTGATGCATCGCTGCCCCATGACGAAGAAGGAATAACAATATCTATAAAAGAAAACAAACAGGTATTTATTGAAAATGAAGGGGTCAAACCCGAAGATTTTGAATCAAAATTAAAAAAGATTCTTGATAAAAAACCACCTGGAGTTATGGTTTATCTTCGTGCCGATAAGGATATTGATTATGGATTTGTTATTGAAGTGATCGGCAGAATGAGAAAGGCAGGGGTAAAGGATTTAGGACTCGTTGCTGAAATACCACAGGAAGAATGA
- a CDS encoding TonB family protein: MNRFTLLSILLHLLLFGTIALSSRNTFKSIPKMEVYKVSLAPLPQPKVAGIPEPPAEPPPTIKEPEKKVEEKKPPEEKKAVTTKDSKGTKESKPTKETKKKGLPDGLPDIRPQIYTGSGRGFTYSYYLNILLNKIAQNWNNPYRDKDVILKSIVYFEVDKNGVISNIRVEEDSGDEIYNESTIRAVALTKKLPPLPEEFSDDYLKVHLEFLTAR, encoded by the coding sequence ATGAACCGTTTTACACTCCTTTCCATTTTGCTCCACCTTCTTTTATTTGGCACAATTGCCCTTTCTTCAAGGAATACATTCAAGTCAATTCCCAAAATGGAAGTCTATAAAGTAAGCCTTGCGCCTTTACCCCAACCAAAGGTTGCAGGTATTCCTGAGCCACCTGCCGAGCCACCACCTACAATAAAAGAACCTGAGAAAAAGGTTGAAGAAAAGAAGCCACCTGAAGAAAAGAAGGCGGTAACTACAAAAGATAGTAAAGGAACAAAGGAGTCCAAACCGACCAAGGAGACAAAAAAGAAAGGCTTACCTGATGGACTTCCCGATATCAGACCCCAGATTTATACCGGCAGTGGTCGGGGATTTACATATTCATATTATTTGAATATCTTATTAAACAAAATTGCCCAGAACTGGAATAATCCATACCGGGATAAAGATGTAATATTAAAGTCAATTGTCTATTTTGAAGTTGATAAAAATGGTGTGATTTCTAATATCAGGGTTGAAGAAGACTCAGGCGATGAAATCTATAATGAATCAACAATCCGCGCGGTCGCATTGACCAAAAAACTCCCGCCCTTACCCGAGGAGTTTTCTGATGACTATCTTAAGGTACATTTAGAATTTCTAACCGCAAGGTAA
- the ybgF gene encoding tol-pal system protein YbgF, which translates to MEEHEVSGNIRGNQGNLRFLSLITPFKPWLIILPSIYLCCFGCLSRTRFNNFNWQMDSLRYYTAKFDSILQQQSKEMSQLRTDYYTKSEELAEKLEMLNTRLSEQESQLTQINERLSRGKKVSADSEDVSSVSPEARLIYESAYHNYVKGNYNEAITGFRSYLKVAPDSPLSDNAMYWIGECYYSLGKRQDAVDTFNELINKYPQSNKRPTALYKIGIIYEEAKDTKTAKTYFERVIQEFPNAPEASLAKERLKK; encoded by the coding sequence ATGGAAGAACACGAAGTATCAGGGAATATCAGGGGGAATCAGGGAAATTTAAGATTTCTGTCCCTGATTACCCCTTTTAAGCCCTGGCTTATTATTCTACCTTCTATTTACCTTTGCTGTTTTGGATGTCTGAGTCGCACCCGATTCAACAATTTCAACTGGCAAATGGATAGTCTGAGATACTATACAGCAAAGTTTGATAGTATCTTACAACAACAATCAAAAGAAATGTCCCAATTACGCACGGATTATTATACAAAATCCGAAGAACTTGCAGAAAAACTTGAGATGTTAAATACAAGGCTAAGTGAACAAGAATCACAATTAACCCAAATAAATGAAAGATTATCCCGCGGCAAAAAAGTATCTGCCGATTCAGAAGATGTGTCTTCGGTAAGCCCTGAAGCAAGATTGATTTATGAATCTGCTTATCATAATTATGTGAAGGGTAATTATAACGAAGCAATAACCGGGTTTCGTTCCTATCTAAAAGTTGCCCCTGATTCGCCGCTTTCTGATAATGCTATGTACTGGATTGGTGAATGCTACTATTCGCTCGGAAAAAGACAGGACGCAGTTGATACCTTCAATGAGTTAATTAACAAATATCCCCAGAGTAACAAACGTCCCACCGCCTTGTATAAAATCGGTATAATTTACGAGGAGGCAAAAGATACCAAGACTGCAAAGACATATTTTGAAAGGGTAATTCAGGAGTTTCCCAATGCCCCTGAAGCCTCACTTGCAAAAGAAAGGTTGAAAAAGTGA
- a CDS encoding MotA/TolQ/ExbB proton channel family protein, which translates to MNIFRVFIESGLAAQIIMIILVIFSIWSWALFFKKLYELALTNRRSKAFLMSYQFHKNIREMENLGHLLMDNPYGKILKDGIDEFKSLKFSSNPVNLQLAENIKLAMERTKAKEIETLESGLPILGTIVAASPFLGLLGTVWGIMESFLQIRARGSAHITVVAPGISDALITTVYGLLVAIPALIFNNLLRSRIIKLDSQLDNFISEVFAKMKKGLIETPTNPPL; encoded by the coding sequence GTGAATATATTCCGTGTCTTCATTGAATCCGGACTTGCTGCCCAGATTATAATGATTATTTTAGTTATTTTCTCTATCTGGTCCTGGGCGCTGTTTTTTAAAAAGTTATATGAACTGGCACTGACCAACAGGCGGAGCAAGGCATTTTTGATGAGTTATCAATTCCATAAAAATATAAGAGAAATGGAAAATCTTGGACATTTGCTAATGGATAATCCATATGGGAAGATATTAAAAGACGGCATTGATGAATTTAAATCGCTCAAATTTTCAAGCAACCCCGTCAACCTGCAACTTGCTGAAAATATAAAACTTGCAATGGAACGGACAAAGGCTAAAGAGATAGAAACCCTTGAATCCGGGTTGCCGATACTCGGAACGATTGTTGCTGCGAGCCCATTTTTGGGACTTTTAGGAACAGTATGGGGTATTATGGAATCATTTTTGCAGATTCGTGCCCGTGGCTCTGCCCATATCACGGTTGTTGCACCGGGAATTTCTGATGCATTGATTACTACTGTTTATGGACTCCTTGTTGCAATTCCGGCATTAATTTTCAATAATCTATTACGTAGTAGAATAATTAAACTGGATTCACAACTTGACAATTTTATCAGTGAAGTCTTTGCAAAGATGAAAAAAGGATTGATTGAAACACCTACCAATCCGCCATTATGA
- the gltX gene encoding glutamate--tRNA ligase: MKQEIRVRIAPSPTGFFHIGSARTALYNWLFARHHNGKFILRIEDTDATRSSKEMTKVIIDSLNWLKLDWDEGPEKGGDYSPYFQSERKEIYKEYAKKLIEENKAYWCYCTPEEIERERAEFFNKKMNWQHRCREKFSQEEINRRKNTGIVPALRFVVPLDKKIIFTDIIHGEVEKESAAIEDFVIMKSDGMPTYNFACVIDDFLMKINYVIRGVEHIANTPKQILLYNAFNMPVPHFAHLPVILGKDKKKLSKRLGARSVLEYKEEGYLSDALINFLALLGWSPGGDEEIMTRERMVELFSLERINPANAIYDEAKLEWLNNHYIINRIDEKSFLTNILPFLFSTGFLTEDDYNKRKEWVDRVCLLMRPRLKVFKDIAKAKYFFTDDFEYEPEALKKYFNEKSVLLVKEFNQRLEIIKDFNAKDIEETLRDYCTNKQIKAKELIHPLRVYITGTEAGPGLFETMELIGRERCIKRITQIIEKYENRAI; encoded by the coding sequence ATGAAGCAAGAAATAAGAGTCAGGATAGCGCCGAGCCCTACCGGTTTTTTTCACATTGGTAGCGCAAGAACTGCTTTATACAACTGGCTATTCGCACGCCATCATAATGGTAAATTTATTTTAAGAATTGAAGATACAGATGCAACCCGTTCTTCAAAAGAAATGACAAAAGTAATCATTGATTCATTAAACTGGCTTAAACTTGATTGGGATGAGGGACCGGAAAAAGGTGGAGATTACAGTCCTTATTTTCAGTCAGAGCGCAAAGAGATATATAAAGAATATGCAAAAAAACTTATTGAGGAAAATAAGGCATACTGGTGCTATTGTACTCCAGAAGAAATAGAAAGAGAAAGAGCCGAATTTTTCAATAAAAAAATGAACTGGCAACATCGTTGTCGCGAGAAATTTTCACAAGAAGAAATAAATAGACGAAAAAATACCGGGATAGTTCCAGCATTGAGATTTGTTGTGCCACTTGATAAAAAAATTATATTTACTGATATCATACACGGAGAAGTTGAAAAAGAATCTGCCGCTATTGAAGATTTTGTAATTATGAAATCCGATGGAATGCCAACATACAATTTTGCATGTGTAATAGACGACTTCCTAATGAAGATCAATTATGTTATTCGTGGTGTTGAACATATCGCTAATACACCAAAACAAATACTACTATATAATGCATTTAATATGCCTGTCCCACATTTTGCCCATTTGCCGGTAATTCTTGGTAAAGACAAAAAGAAACTATCAAAAAGACTCGGTGCCCGTTCGGTCCTCGAATATAAAGAAGAAGGGTATCTATCAGATGCCCTGATAAATTTTCTTGCATTACTCGGTTGGTCTCCAGGTGGTGATGAAGAAATTATGACCCGAGAGCGAATGGTAGAGCTTTTTTCTCTTGAGAGGATAAACCCCGCAAACGCAATATACGATGAGGCAAAATTAGAATGGTTGAATAACCATTATATAATTAATCGCATTGACGAAAAAAGCTTTCTTACAAACATATTGCCGTTTTTATTTTCAACCGGATTTTTAACTGAAGATGATTATAATAAAAGAAAAGAATGGGTTGACCGTGTATGTCTATTGATGAGACCAAGATTGAAGGTTTTTAAAGATATTGCCAAGGCAAAATATTTTTTCACCGATGATTTTGAATATGAGCCCGAGGCATTAAAAAAATATTTCAATGAAAAAAGTGTATTATTGGTTAAGGAATTCAATCAAAGATTAGAAATAATAAAAGACTTTAATGCCAAGGACATAGAAGAAACTTTGAGAGATTATTGTACTAATAAACAGATAAAGGCAAAAGAGTTAATCCATCCATTAAGGGTTTATATTACGGGCACTGAGGCAGGGCCAGGACTTTTTGAAACTATGGAATTAATCGGTAGGGAAAGATGTATAAAAAGGATAACACAGATAATCGAAAAATATGAAAATAGAGCAATTTGA
- a CDS encoding OmpA family protein — MKGGIMRYIKLTIPIILIAVVFFGCPKKQVVKPVEPAPEETTVVVPQETTVVETRPQLVLERIFFDFDKSDIRQDAAETLKKNAEMLKIYPEVKVIIEGHCCEIGTAEYNMALGERRAKSARDYLIMLGIASDRLSTVSYGEERPLDPKVLERNRRCEFVIMK, encoded by the coding sequence ATGAAAGGAGGCATAATGCGCTATATTAAACTAACTATCCCTATAATATTAATTGCTGTTGTATTTTTTGGTTGCCCAAAGAAGCAGGTGGTAAAACCTGTAGAACCTGCTCCAGAGGAAACAACCGTCGTTGTTCCTCAAGAAACAACCGTTGTGGAGACCAGACCACAACTTGTTTTGGAGCGAATATTCTTTGACTTTGATAAATCCGACATCAGACAGGATGCAGCTGAGACCCTGAAAAAGAATGCCGAGATGCTTAAAATATATCCAGAAGTAAAAGTAATAATAGAAGGACACTGCTGTGAGATCGGAACTGCCGAGTATAATATGGCTCTTGGTGAGCGCAGGGCAAAATCAGCAAGGGATTATCTAATCATGTTGGGGATTGCATCGGATAGATTATCTACGGTGAGTTATGGTGAAGAAAGACCTTTAGACCCGAAGGTATTAGAAAGAAACCGACGTTGTGAATTTGTAATAATGAAGTAG
- a CDS encoding zinc-dependent alcohol dehydrogenase family protein has protein sequence MKAMVLEKQDLIENRPLILKKLPVPEPKDNEIRLKINVCGVCRTDLHIVEGELPAHKMPVIIGHQIVGRVDKLGKEAKNYKLGDRLGIPWLYKTCGKCKYCKSERENLCDNPKFTGYDADGGFAEYVIIEEDFAYPLPENYNDKEVAPLLCAGVIGYQAFKATGLKNSGKLGLFGFGSSAHILLQVCNHLGIETYVVSRTEKELKLAERLGARWTGRIDDEMGILLDAVIVFAPSGELLVKALKKIDKGGIVVSAGIYTTPLPGFDYSHIYPEKTLTSVAHTSRENVREFLNLVGKFKIRTEINEYKLEDANQALLNIKYSKVSGSSVLIIQ, from the coding sequence ATGAAGGCAATGGTGTTAGAAAAACAGGATCTAATTGAAAATCGGCCATTAATACTCAAAAAACTTCCTGTTCCCGAGCCCAAAGATAACGAAATTAGATTGAAGATAAATGTCTGTGGTGTATGTAGAACCGATTTGCATATAGTCGAGGGTGAATTACCCGCCCATAAAATGCCGGTCATTATAGGACATCAAATTGTAGGAAGGGTCGATAAACTTGGTAAAGAAGCAAAAAATTACAAACTGGGTGACCGACTCGGTATCCCCTGGTTGTATAAGACCTGTGGGAAGTGTAAATATTGTAAATCAGAAAGAGAAAATTTATGCGATAACCCAAAGTTTACGGGCTATGATGCGGACGGTGGATTTGCTGAATATGTGATTATTGAAGAAGATTTCGCATATCCGCTTCCAGAAAATTACAATGATAAAGAAGTTGCCCCACTGTTGTGCGCGGGGGTCATTGGTTATCAGGCATTTAAGGCAACGGGGTTGAAAAATTCCGGAAAATTGGGTTTATTCGGCTTTGGCTCAAGCGCCCATATCTTGTTACAGGTTTGTAACCATCTCGGTATAGAAACATATGTCGTATCACGGACAGAAAAAGAACTTAAACTCGCCGAAAGACTCGGGGCAAGATGGACAGGGAGGATTGATGACGAGATGGGAATTTTACTCGATGCCGTTATTGTCTTTGCTCCCAGCGGCGAACTGCTGGTCAAGGCGTTGAAAAAGATTGATAAAGGAGGGATTGTGGTCTCAGCGGGTATCTATACCACGCCCTTGCCTGGCTTTGATTATTCCCATATCTATCCGGAAAAGACTTTGACCTCGGTCGCCCATACATCAAGAGAGAATGTACGGGAATTTTTAAATCTTGTAGGGAAATTCAAGATTAGAACTGAAATAAATGAATACAAATTAGAAGATGCGAATCAGGCGCTACTGAATATAAAATATTCAAAGGTCTCGGGTTCATCGGTTCTGATTATCCAATAG
- the msrA gene encoding peptide-methionine (S)-S-oxide reductase MsrA gives MKMKKAYFAGGCFWGVEYYFDKKEGVVSAVSGYMGGSLQNPNYQDVKTGKTGHYETVEVTYDPEKVSYEELAKLFFEIHDPTQPDGQGPDIGEQYKSVIFYNDEEEKKIAEKLIGILRTKGYNVVTKILPASKFYKAEDYHQDYYEKKGQQPVCHIYKKRF, from the coding sequence ATGAAGATGAAAAAGGCATATTTTGCTGGTGGATGTTTTTGGGGTGTTGAATATTATTTTGACAAAAAAGAAGGGGTCGTCTCAGCAGTATCGGGTTATATGGGTGGCTCGCTACAAAATCCTAATTATCAGGATGTAAAGACCGGTAAGACCGGTCATTATGAAACCGTTGAAGTAACCTACGACCCTGAAAAAGTGTCATACGAAGAATTGGCAAAACTATTCTTTGAGATCCATGACCCAACCCAGCCCGATGGACAGGGACCGGATATTGGCGAACAATATAAATCCGTTATTTTTTACAATGATGAAGAAGAAAAGAAAATTGCGGAAAAATTAATCGGTATATTGAGGACAAAAGGCTATAATGTCGTCACAAAAATTCTCCCCGCCTCTAAATTTTATAAAGCCGAAGATTATCACCAGGATTATTACGAGAAAAAAGGGCAACAACCAGTCTGCCATATTTATAAAAAGAGGTTTTAA
- a CDS encoding DUF2520 domain-containing protein: MKIGLIGCGRVGLTFAYFLRKKDILYGVFDKNKNALKRAVQILQIKRNPEYVDLIRNSNVLLFATPDDELINAYNKAERYITETKHLFHFSGVLPAEIFPKKKKIYRASLHPFASFPKVVIPPRRNRYILFVQGDKESIKVAHAIFPKKNFKMRKIDKRQKPLYHLLGVFSSNFVVSLSEAIHILLKKLRWKDTEFEEVVLPMIFDSFNNVKKYGVKMGLTGPLIRGDLKTIEKHLETLKKDQELSYIYRALSYLIIKYAPAKTQKRLKEILNIN; encoded by the coding sequence ATGAAAATCGGACTCATTGGTTGTGGCCGTGTTGGGTTGACCTTCGCCTATTTTTTAAGAAAGAAAGATATTCTTTACGGTGTTTTTGACAAAAATAAAAATGCATTAAAGAGAGCGGTGCAGATTCTTCAGATAAAAAGGAATCCTGAATATGTAGATTTGATAAGAAACTCCAATGTTCTACTATTTGCCACACCGGATGACGAACTAATAAATGCCTATAATAAAGCAGAAAGGTATATAACTGAAACGAAACATTTATTCCATTTCAGCGGGGTATTACCAGCAGAAATATTTCCAAAAAAAAAGAAAATCTATCGGGCATCGCTCCATCCTTTTGCTTCTTTTCCAAAGGTCGTAATACCGCCGAGAAGAAATAGATATATCCTTTTTGTCCAGGGTGACAAAGAGTCAATTAAAGTCGCGCACGCTATTTTCCCTAAAAAGAATTTTAAAATGCGCAAAATAGACAAAAGGCAAAAACCGCTATATCATTTATTGGGCGTATTTTCAAGTAATTTTGTGGTTAGTTTGAGCGAGGCGATACATATATTGCTAAAGAAATTAAGGTGGAAGGACACAGAATTTGAAGAGGTCGTTCTGCCAATGATTTTTGATTCTTTCAATAATGTTAAAAAATATGGTGTAAAAATGGGGTTGACCGGCCCCCTTATTCGTGGTGATTTGAAAACGATTGAGAAACATTTAGAAACATTGAAAAAGGACCAAGAATTGTCTTACATATATCGCGCCCTTTCTTACTTAATAATAAAATATGCACCGGCTAAAACTCAAAAGCGATTAAAGGAAATTCTAAATATCAATTGA
- the acpS gene encoding holo-ACP synthase: protein MEIFGIGIDLIEVARIKLAIEKHKKFVDKIFSPEELRYSERGVFRYEELAGRFAAKEAVLKSIKVGWRQGISFRNVVVLNEKSGAPYVVLSGRAKEICEELRITKIFVSISHTKELAIGMAISTI from the coding sequence ATGGAGATATTTGGTATTGGTATTGACTTAATTGAGGTTGCAAGGATAAAATTGGCGATTGAAAAACATAAAAAATTTGTTGATAAAATATTTTCACCTGAAGAACTCAGATACTCCGAGCGAGGTGTTTTTCGTTATGAAGAACTTGCCGGAAGGTTTGCGGCGAAAGAGGCCGTTTTAAAATCAATTAAAGTTGGATGGCGTCAAGGTATAAGTTTCCGAAATGTTGTGGTGTTGAATGAGAAAAGCGGTGCCCCTTATGTTGTTTTATCCGGTCGGGCAAAAGAGATATGTGAGGAATTAAGGATAACCAAAATATTTGTCAGTATTAGCCATACCAAAGAACTGGCAATAGGAATGGCAATATCAACAATTTAA
- a CDS encoding ACP S-malonyltransferase, whose protein sequence is MKKIVFLFDGQGAFKPGIGRELYNKYPQAKQIIEQGCEVLGYDIKEYLWGEKVSQTSSLTSIAQPAISLVSLAYANILMDRGIAGDVSLGHSLGEATAIVYCGITNFTDGILMIKKRGEVMEKGGKQGGMMAIINLDPNVLEQECRRVSDEIKEPVVIANINAPNQIVISGSKAGIQMVAQFAAKNRARGIPLDVGGAWHSPYLKEASEEFSSFLDKIEFKSPQHKFYSVVEQKLLSSAGEVKDSLKKQMLARVDWVGAINNLKSLGYENFLEIGPSKILKDLVNKIDPALKCESVALYTDIETVIQNLG, encoded by the coding sequence ATGAAAAAAATCGTATTTTTATTTGATGGACAGGGTGCGTTTAAACCCGGCATAGGCAGGGAATTGTATAATAAATATCCACAGGCAAAACAAATAATTGAACAGGGCTGTGAGGTTCTTGGTTATGACATAAAAGAATATCTATGGGGTGAAAAGGTGAGTCAGACAAGCAGCCTAACGAGTATTGCCCAGCCTGCGATTAGCCTTGTTTCACTTGCCTATGCAAACATTTTAATGGATAGAGGAATTGCGGGCGATGTGTCATTGGGACATAGTTTAGGTGAGGCAACTGCAATAGTTTATTGCGGCATAACAAATTTTACGGACGGAATCCTTATGATTAAAAAAAGAGGTGAGGTTATGGAAAAAGGTGGAAAACAGGGTGGAATGATGGCGATAATCAACCTTGACCCGAATGTTCTTGAACAGGAATGCCGCAGAGTGAGTGATGAGATTAAAGAGCCCGTGGTGATTGCAAATATAAATGCACCAAATCAGATTGTGATATCTGGTTCAAAGGCGGGGATTCAAATGGTCGCTCAATTTGCCGCAAAAAATCGTGCACGGGGAATTCCGCTTGATGTCGGGGGTGCGTGGCATAGCCCTTATCTTAAAGAAGCATCAGAGGAATTCAGCTCATTTCTCGACAAAATTGAATTCAAATCACCGCAACATAAATTTTATTCTGTAGTTGAACAAAAGCTCCTTTCGTCTGCTGGAGAAGTGAAAGATTCTCTGAAAAAACAGATGCTGGCAAGGGTTGACTGGGTTGGTGCAATAAATAATTTAAAATCATTGGGTTATGAAAATTTTCTTGAGATTGGTCCAAGTAAAATATTAAAAGATCTGGTGAACAAAATTGATCCAGCATTAAAGTGTGAGTCGGTTGCCCTTTATACCGATATAGAAACAGTTATTCAGAATTTAGGATAA
- a CDS encoding Mov34/MPN/PAD-1 family protein — protein MKIEQFENNVQKRGIEAYLSLPAFLSIVSSAIETFKKETIGYLVGVKGENKYVVEYAIPYQTADSGFAHVTVDLKRVERVNSILRLLSEGLEYIGEFHSHTAFGETKAYTTPSGEDLLTTVPGELNIICAVNSKKRSVKWYEDKRGVLIGTVDEYRIEIGGYFVKKPTVGKKYQRVRIKCPSVTGIGAKK, from the coding sequence ATGAAAATAGAGCAATTTGAAAATAATGTTCAGAAAAGGGGAATTGAGGCGTATCTTAGTCTTCCCGCATTTTTATCCATTGTTTCATCGGCAATTGAAACATTTAAGAAAGAAACTATCGGCTATCTGGTCGGGGTTAAAGGGGAAAATAAATATGTTGTTGAGTATGCAATACCATATCAAACTGCGGATAGTGGATTTGCCCATGTTACGGTTGATTTAAAAAGGGTGGAAAGGGTTAATTCAATATTAAGATTATTATCTGAGGGATTAGAATATATTGGTGAGTTTCATTCTCACACTGCATTTGGAGAGACAAAGGCATATACCACACCCTCGGGAGAGGATTTGTTGACAACCGTTCCGGGTGAATTGAATATTATCTGTGCGGTAAATTCAAAGAAACGGTCTGTGAAGTGGTATGAAGATAAAAGGGGTGTACTTATCGGGACTGTGGATGAATACAGGATTGAAATTGGCGGTTATTTTGTCAAAAAACCTACGGTGGGCAAAAAATACCAAAGGGTGCGAATAAAATGTCCGTCCGTAACCGGAATCGGAGCGAAAAAATAG